Proteins encoded by one window of Verrucomicrobiia bacterium:
- a CDS encoding lipid II flippase MurJ has protein sequence MKAAGLMGFMTLISRVIGMIRDVVSAQAFGTTWQWDAFLYAFMIPNFFRRLVGEGALSSVFIPVYNEIYQTQGKEEAFRFSKSLLSILETSCLVIIAVFLIGIQFFLQIKGLPPRALLIADLLRFLLPYMALMSSYALFMGVLNSHKEFLTSSFGPVIMNVGWIAGIILITTYGPRDLVLQLRWQSLVTV, from the coding sequence GTGAAAGCGGCCGGGCTCATGGGCTTCATGACGCTCATCAGCCGGGTGATCGGCATGATCCGGGACGTGGTCAGCGCCCAGGCCTTCGGCACGACCTGGCAATGGGACGCGTTTTTGTACGCCTTCATGATCCCGAACTTTTTCCGCCGCCTCGTCGGAGAAGGAGCGCTGTCGAGCGTTTTCATCCCGGTGTACAACGAGATCTATCAGACCCAGGGCAAGGAAGAGGCTTTCCGTTTTTCCAAGTCGCTGCTCAGTATTCTCGAGACCTCCTGCCTCGTCATCATCGCTGTCTTTCTCATCGGCATCCAGTTTTTCCTCCAGATCAAAGGCCTGCCGCCGCGGGCGCTGCTCATCGCGGACCTCTTGCGTTTCCTGCTTCCTTACATGGCGCTCATGTCGTCCTACGCGCTTTTCATGGGCGTTCTGAACAGCCACAAGGAGTTTCTCACATCTTCTTTCGGTCCGGTGATCATGAACGTGGGCTGGATCGCGGGCATTATCCTGATCACGACTTACGGACCGCGGGACCTCGTGCTGCAGCTGCGGTGGCAGTCGCTCGTCACGGT
- the rpsT gene encoding 30S ribosomal protein S20, whose translation MPNIESAKKRVRSDAKKRDRNQGAISELKTLSQKLASLKDQPEKAREVAMRAISRYDRAVNRGIIPRGRADRRKSRITRFLATLEPKKKASKK comes from the coding sequence ATGCCGAATATCGAATCTGCTAAGAAAAGAGTGCGCAGCGATGCGAAAAAGCGCGACCGCAACCAGGGCGCCATTTCGGAGCTGAAGACGCTTTCCCAGAAACTCGCGTCTTTGAAAGACCAGCCCGAAAAGGCCCGGGAAGTTGCCATGCGCGCCATTTCGCGTTACGACAGGGCCGTCAACCGGGGCATTATCCCCCGCGGACGCGCTGACCGCCGCAAATCGCGCATTACCCGCTTTCTCGCGACGCTCGAGCCCAAGAAAAAAGCCTCCAAGAAGTAA
- the holA gene encoding DNA polymerase III subunit delta, translating to MAKLFYLFLGDPFIVDEQIRELTARLEKENPGGVSKQTFRLKETPLAAVLTQARTLPFLISLQIFKIADADLLKEGDLEAFSQYWEAPAPATCFILQSPVTDLKKNPLAKWAQKEKAEILLFSDRDKQGAASKFIRDKLRQYGKKMAPDAQRRLEEQVGDAPGMLDSILNQMATYAGEREEITLEMLEMFEEKLTAVNVYHLVDAISFGKTQAALKLFNEYIRENDADILSFLGLLHWQLRRLWLAAVLLEQGVSENSILFRCGVYESQGRNFMRQARQVSRLRLEKTVEGLFQLDWAIKTGRASEDTLAVEQWIVGCGA from the coding sequence ATGGCGAAACTGTTTTATCTTTTTCTCGGCGATCCTTTCATCGTGGACGAGCAGATCCGGGAGCTCACCGCCCGCCTTGAAAAAGAAAATCCCGGCGGCGTCTCGAAGCAGACTTTCCGCCTGAAAGAAACCCCTCTGGCTGCCGTGCTGACCCAGGCGCGCACGCTGCCGTTCCTCATCTCGCTCCAGATCTTCAAGATCGCGGACGCGGACCTCCTGAAGGAGGGCGACCTCGAGGCCTTTTCCCAGTACTGGGAAGCGCCGGCTCCGGCCACGTGCTTCATCCTCCAGTCTCCGGTGACGGATCTCAAAAAAAATCCCCTGGCCAAATGGGCCCAGAAGGAAAAAGCGGAGATCCTGCTTTTTTCCGACCGCGACAAGCAGGGCGCGGCCTCCAAATTCATTCGGGATAAGCTGAGGCAATACGGCAAGAAAATGGCGCCGGACGCCCAGAGGCGTCTAGAAGAGCAGGTGGGCGACGCGCCCGGCATGCTCGATTCGATCCTGAATCAGATGGCCACGTACGCGGGCGAGCGGGAAGAGATCACGCTGGAAATGCTGGAGATGTTCGAGGAAAAGCTGACCGCGGTGAACGTCTATCACCTGGTGGACGCGATCAGCTTCGGAAAGACGCAGGCCGCGCTGAAACTCTTCAACGAGTACATCCGCGAAAACGACGCGGACATTCTTTCGTTCCTGGGCCTCCTGCACTGGCAATTGCGCCGGCTGTGGCTGGCGGCGGTACTGCTGGAACAGGGCGTGTCGGAAAACTCGATTCTCTTCCGCTGCGGCGTGTATGAAAGCCAGGGGAGAAACTTCATGCGTCAGGCCCGGCAGGTTTCAAGGCTGCGCCTCGAAAAGACGGTCGAAGGCCTTTTTCAGCTGGATTGGGCGATCAAGACCGGAAGGGCGTCCGAAGACACGCTGGCCGTGGAACAATGGATCGTTGGGTGCGGCGCGTAA
- a CDS encoding LptE family protein, which yields MKKYAVLALVALTATLYPGCGYTSKTVLPKDIKTIYVDTVKNKIPIQEVYAYVPGLEIDITNAIINRLHRDGNLKVVKKEEADAILEPTLIQFEQEGLRFTSLESVEEYRLYIVLDVQLIDRATGDVIWHEPDFSGDAEYKVSTVRTINREEAAADAVQKIAKNVVDRIVEDW from the coding sequence ATGAAAAAATATGCAGTGCTTGCGCTCGTTGCCCTGACGGCCACGCTTTATCCCGGCTGCGGGTATACCAGTAAGACCGTCCTCCCCAAAGACATCAAGACGATCTACGTCGACACGGTGAAAAACAAGATTCCGATCCAGGAAGTGTACGCTTACGTGCCGGGGCTGGAAATCGACATCACCAACGCCATCATCAACCGCCTGCACCGCGACGGCAATCTGAAAGTCGTGAAGAAGGAAGAAGCCGACGCGATTCTCGAGCCGACGCTCATCCAGTTCGAGCAGGAAGGGCTGCGGTTTACGAGCCTGGAGTCGGTGGAGGAATACCGCTTGTACATTGTTCTGGATGTGCAGCTGATCGACCGGGCGACCGGGGACGTGATCTGGCATGAGCCGGATTTTTCAGGCGACGCGGAGTACAAGGTCAGCACCGTTCGTACGATCAACAGGGAAGAAGCGGCCGCGGACGCGGTCCAAAAAATCGCCAAGAACGTCGTGGACCGGATCGTCGAAGACTGGTAA